The Streptomyces sp. NBC_01268 genome window below encodes:
- a CDS encoding RrF2 family transcriptional regulator gives MRISARADYAVRAALQLAAAQDTGPVKAEAIADCQGISHKFLEGILGDMRKGGLVQSQRGGNGGYWLAKPAAEISVADVIRCVDGPLVSVRGVRPPELSYTGPAESLLTLWVALRANVRHVLDGVSLAELASAKLPPEVVALAEDPDAWTNP, from the coding sequence ATGCGCATTTCAGCCAGGGCCGACTACGCGGTGCGGGCCGCCCTCCAGCTCGCCGCGGCCCAGGACACGGGGCCGGTGAAGGCCGAGGCGATCGCCGACTGCCAGGGGATCTCGCACAAGTTCCTGGAAGGCATCCTCGGGGACATGCGCAAGGGCGGCCTGGTACAGAGCCAGCGCGGCGGCAACGGCGGCTACTGGCTGGCGAAGCCGGCCGCGGAGATCTCGGTCGCGGACGTGATCCGCTGCGTGGACGGCCCGCTGGTCTCGGTGCGCGGGGTGCGCCCGCCCGAGCTGTCGTACACCGGCCCCGCCGAGTCGCTGCTGACCCTGTGGGTGGCGCTGCGGGCCAACGTGCGCCATGTGCTCGACGGGGTCTCGCTGGCGGAGCTGGCCTCGGCGAAGCTGCCGCCCGAGGTCGTGGCGCTCGCCGAGGACCCGGACGCCTGGACCAATCCGTAA
- a CDS encoding acyl-CoA dehydrogenase: MRTPKKSAIRPTSAPAERPADDGIWPRVTRELADDLAVDALTRDRAGKAPFDEVARLQEAGLPALLTAPGPSGRGADWRTACGVIREIAAADGSIGELLAHHCVLSWTSRFLGPAAGPLDLDTRTAQEHWLLAGAVEPPRVDCAPAGLALTPAGGGAYVLDGRRAFASGVTVADRLVVGARCTETGDLLVVLVDPAHPAVFTDAGAERVGQRLAGAGTVTFDQVPVGAEQVLGALPQDEHAVAPYSTLAPLALRLLLVQVGLGIAEGALAEARDVSRATQAAAPPAEGARGRAAFAADFANGFAADFAATGTSGRLGRSGLPGLPRPGFASPGLAGFSGGGPGDDPYLLLAYGELATAAHAAAAVVERATDALARGLVEERGLDVEDLADIAVLVAAAETVTNRAAVDITTRILELVDPATAARPHAGGQGFDRFWRNVRALTAPVSPDHRLRDIGDHYLNGTHARLTLPV; the protein is encoded by the coding sequence GTGAGAACGCCGAAGAAGTCAGCGATACGCCCCACCTCCGCGCCGGCCGAACGCCCGGCCGACGACGGGATCTGGCCCCGCGTCACCAGAGAGCTCGCCGACGACCTCGCCGTCGACGCCCTGACCAGGGACCGCGCGGGCAAGGCACCCTTCGACGAGGTGGCCCGGCTCCAGGAGGCGGGACTGCCCGCGCTGCTCACCGCGCCCGGGCCCAGCGGCCGCGGCGCCGACTGGCGCACGGCCTGCGGGGTGATCCGGGAGATCGCCGCCGCCGACGGTTCGATCGGCGAACTCCTCGCCCACCACTGCGTCCTGTCCTGGACCTCGCGATTCCTCGGCCCCGCCGCGGGACCGCTCGACCTCGACACCCGGACCGCCCAGGAGCACTGGCTGCTCGCCGGGGCGGTCGAGCCGCCGCGCGTGGACTGCGCGCCGGCCGGACTCGCCCTGACCCCGGCCGGCGGCGGCGCCTACGTCCTCGACGGGCGCCGCGCCTTCGCCTCCGGCGTCACCGTCGCCGACCGGCTCGTCGTCGGCGCCCGCTGTACCGAGACGGGGGACCTGCTCGTCGTCCTGGTCGACCCGGCCCACCCGGCCGTGTTCACCGACGCGGGCGCCGAGCGGGTCGGGCAGCGCCTCGCCGGCGCCGGTACGGTCACCTTCGACCAGGTGCCGGTCGGGGCGGAGCAGGTGCTCGGCGCGCTCCCCCAGGACGAGCACGCCGTCGCCCCGTACTCGACCCTGGCACCGCTCGCGCTGCGGCTGCTCCTGGTCCAGGTGGGGCTCGGCATCGCCGAGGGCGCGCTCGCCGAGGCCCGGGACGTCAGCCGGGCCACCCAGGCGGCGGCACCGCCCGCCGAAGGGGCACGGGGGCGGGCCGCGTTCGCGGCGGACTTCGCGAACGGCTTCGCGGCGGACTTCGCCGCCACCGGGACGAGCGGCCGCCTGGGCCGCTCCGGACTCCCGGGACTTCCCCGGCCCGGCTTCGCGTCCCCGGGACTCGCGGGCTTCTCCGGTGGCGGACCGGGGGACGATCCGTACCTCCTCCTGGCCTACGGGGAGTTGGCGACGGCCGCGCACGCCGCCGCCGCGGTGGTCGAGCGGGCCACCGACGCCCTCGCCCGCGGTCTCGTCGAGGAACGGGGACTCGACGTCGAGGACCTCGCGGACATCGCCGTCCTGGTCGCCGCGGCCGAGACCGTCACCAACCGGGCCGCGGTGGACATCACCACCCGCATCCTCGAACTGGTCGACCCGGCGACCGCGGCCCGCCCGCACGCCGGCGGCCAGGGCTTCGACCGCTTCTGGCGCAACGTCCGGGCCCTCACCGCCCCGGTCTCCCCCGACCACCGGCTGCGCGACATCGGCGACCACTACCTCAACGGCACCCACGCCCGCCTCACCCTGCCGGTGTAA
- a CDS encoding universal stress protein has protein sequence MSREIVAGVDGSPESLAAADWAAREALLRGLPLRLVHAWRWEPLDLPLLQDPATQQQAAQAVLREAEAAVTARHPDLTSTAQVIGDTPVTALLDASREAELLVLGSRGHGAVAGYLLGSYGQQIIAAARCPVVAVRSRDGAAAEPPAGEILVGQQGSPQDSAPVLRFAFETAAARGAALRAVRAWSLPPLFAYSPGSLRLADEAGGLVPYEEKALREALAPWRERYPDVPVTEHVELGSAGQVLLSGSGSAQLLVVGRRVRRGALGTRIGSVAHAALHLAPCPVAVVPHEVDAQD, from the coding sequence ATGAGTCGTGAGATCGTCGCGGGAGTGGACGGTTCCCCCGAGAGCCTGGCCGCGGCGGACTGGGCCGCGCGCGAGGCGCTGCTCCGCGGGCTCCCGCTGCGTCTGGTGCACGCCTGGCGCTGGGAACCGCTCGACCTGCCCCTCCTCCAGGACCCGGCGACCCAGCAGCAGGCCGCCCAGGCCGTGCTCCGCGAGGCCGAGGCCGCGGTCACCGCGCGCCACCCGGACCTCACGTCGACCGCCCAGGTCATCGGCGACACCCCGGTCACCGCACTGCTCGACGCCTCGCGCGAGGCCGAGCTGCTGGTCCTCGGCTCCCGCGGGCACGGCGCCGTCGCCGGATACCTCCTCGGCTCGTACGGGCAGCAGATCATCGCGGCCGCGCGGTGCCCGGTCGTCGCGGTCCGCTCCCGCGACGGCGCCGCCGCCGAGCCGCCCGCCGGGGAGATCCTGGTCGGCCAGCAGGGCAGCCCCCAGGACAGCGCACCCGTGCTGCGGTTCGCCTTCGAGACGGCCGCGGCCCGCGGGGCGGCCCTCAGGGCGGTGCGGGCCTGGAGCCTGCCGCCGCTGTTCGCGTACAGCCCGGGCTCGCTGCGGCTCGCCGACGAGGCCGGCGGGCTCGTCCCGTACGAGGAGAAGGCGCTGCGCGAGGCGCTCGCCCCGTGGCGGGAGCGGTACCCCGACGTCCCGGTGACCGAGCACGTGGAGCTGGGCAGCGCCGGGCAGGTGCTGCTGTCGGGTTCGGGCTCGGCGCAGCTGCTCGTGGTGGGGCGGCGTGTCCGGCGCGGGGCGCTCGGCACGCGGATCGGTTCGGTGGCCCACGCGGCCCTGCACCTCGCCCCGTGCCCAGTCGCAGTGGTACCGCACGAGGTTGACGCACAGGATTGA
- a CDS encoding CAP domain-containing protein, giving the protein MQHDAYDAGVPNDRPGPPPESAAGRHRKGAGGHRHGHRRARRPALSFRAVVTAAGAVAAALTVTTGVYVATLGTPADAGTRPDAAGSPAPLPVEPAPSGTTTSAAPAGSPAADTAGRVTAAAATTAAPSAPPAARPSPARVTRVVAARPATGQETQRRARAAPAAAGTAAQYIDQVLALANTERRKAGCEPLRSDARLRTAAQRHADDMSDRDYYAHDTPEGRSPGDRITAAGYDWSTWGENIFRGPHTPAEAVDGWMNSEGHRRNILNCAFKEMGVGVNLTPNGPWWVQDFASP; this is encoded by the coding sequence ATGCAGCACGACGCGTACGACGCAGGCGTCCCGAACGACCGCCCGGGACCGCCGCCCGAGAGCGCGGCCGGCCGGCACCGCAAGGGGGCCGGCGGACACCGGCACGGACACCGACGGGCCCGCCGCCCTGCCCTGTCCTTCCGCGCGGTGGTCACGGCGGCGGGGGCGGTCGCCGCCGCCCTCACCGTCACGACCGGGGTGTACGTGGCGACCCTCGGCACCCCCGCCGACGCCGGGACCCGCCCGGACGCGGCCGGGAGCCCGGCACCGCTGCCCGTGGAGCCTGCGCCGTCCGGGACCACGACGTCCGCCGCACCGGCAGGCTCCCCGGCGGCCGACACGGCCGGCCGGGTCACCGCCGCAGCGGCCACGACCGCCGCCCCGTCGGCCCCGCCGGCCGCGAGGCCCTCGCCGGCCCGTGTCACGCGCGTGGTCGCCGCACGGCCCGCGACCGGCCAGGAGACGCAGCGGAGGGCTCGGGCGGCGCCCGCGGCCGCCGGGACCGCCGCCCAGTACATCGACCAGGTCCTCGCCCTCGCCAACACCGAGCGCCGGAAGGCCGGTTGCGAACCGCTCCGGTCCGACGCCAGGCTCCGGACGGCCGCGCAGAGGCACGCCGACGACATGTCCGACCGCGACTACTACGCCCATGACACCCCGGAGGGACGCAGCCCGGGCGACCGGATCACCGCGGCGGGGTACGACTGGTCGACCTGGGGCGAGAACATCTTCCGCGGGCCGCACACGCCCGCCGAGGCGGTCGACGGCTGGATGAACAGCGAGGGGCACCGCAGGAACATCCTCAACTGCGCGTTCAAGGAGATGGGCGTGGGAGTGAACCTCACGCCCAACGGCCCCTGGTGGGTCCAGGACTTCGCCTCCCCGTGA
- a CDS encoding sigma-70 family RNA polymerase sigma factor, translating to MESVEHRTAELVEAARAGDARAGDDLVRAYLPLVYNIVGRALDGHADVDDLVQDTMVRALDGLPGLRDPARFRSWLVAIAMNRIRHRWRERQQAPLPGLDGAATLADPAGDFTELTILRLGLTGQRREVAEATRWLDDEDRELLSLWWLEAAGELTRAELSAALDVPPRHAAVRVQRMKARLETGRTVVRALAAVPPCPRLAETTDGWDGRPSPLWRKRLARHLDTCRHCAPTRTGLAPAEGLLVGFGLVPPLLVWAGRGGAGAGGMETVGWTGEGPDTGSGIQDSGSGLADGSGSASPAPGPVSGRPRRHLWPAAAAALAILGAVVLLVPGDPDRATELRKPAPAPPAPLTPTVTRTTTPPPPPHPSPTPSPSRAPRPSVEERVNALVNGHRAEVGCAPLRRDPKLSAAAKAYGRDMVARGYYGHTTPEGTDAGSRFEGLGYSWSAWAENLAQGQADPASVVADWMADPPHRRNLLDCAYRDTGVAAVSGPDGTIWVQELAAPLG from the coding sequence ATGGAGAGCGTCGAGCACCGCACCGCCGAGCTCGTCGAGGCGGCGCGGGCGGGTGACGCGCGCGCCGGCGACGACCTCGTCCGGGCCTACCTGCCGCTCGTCTACAACATCGTCGGCCGCGCCCTCGACGGCCACGCCGACGTGGACGACCTCGTCCAGGACACGATGGTCCGCGCCCTCGACGGCCTGCCGGGCCTGCGCGACCCGGCCCGGTTCCGGTCCTGGCTCGTCGCCATCGCCATGAACCGGATACGGCACCGCTGGCGGGAACGCCAGCAGGCGCCGCTGCCCGGCCTCGACGGCGCCGCCACCCTCGCCGACCCGGCCGGCGACTTCACCGAACTGACCATCCTCCGCCTCGGCCTCACCGGCCAGCGCCGCGAGGTCGCCGAGGCGACCCGCTGGCTCGACGACGAGGACCGGGAGCTCCTCTCCCTGTGGTGGCTGGAGGCCGCGGGCGAACTCACCCGCGCCGAACTCTCCGCCGCCCTCGACGTGCCGCCCCGGCACGCCGCCGTCCGCGTCCAGCGCATGAAGGCACGCCTGGAGACCGGCCGCACCGTCGTCCGCGCCCTCGCCGCCGTTCCGCCCTGCCCGCGGCTCGCCGAGACCACCGACGGCTGGGACGGCCGCCCCTCCCCGCTCTGGCGCAAACGCCTCGCCCGCCACCTCGACACCTGCCGCCACTGCGCCCCCACCCGCACGGGCCTCGCCCCGGCCGAAGGCCTCCTCGTCGGCTTCGGCCTCGTCCCGCCGCTGCTGGTGTGGGCCGGGCGGGGTGGGGCCGGGGCCGGGGGGATGGAGACGGTGGGGTGGACGGGGGAGGGCCCGGACACCGGATCCGGCATCCAGGATTCCGGATCCGGTCTCGCGGACGGCAGTGGCAGCGCATCCCCCGCCCCGGGCCCGGTATCCGGTCGGCCCCGCCGCCACCTCTGGCCCGCCGCCGCGGCGGCCCTCGCGATCCTCGGTGCCGTGGTCCTGCTCGTACCGGGTGACCCGGACCGGGCCACGGAGCTGCGGAAGCCCGCGCCCGCGCCGCCCGCCCCGCTGACGCCGACCGTCACGCGCACCACGACCCCGCCTCCCCCGCCGCACCCTTCGCCGACGCCGAGCCCGAGCCGGGCGCCGCGTCCGAGCGTGGAGGAGCGGGTGAACGCGCTGGTGAACGGGCATCGGGCCGAGGTGGGGTGCGCCCCGCTCAGGCGCGATCCGAAGCTGTCCGCGGCGGCCAAGGCGTACGGGCGGGACATGGTGGCCCGGGGCTACTACGGGCACACGACCCCCGAGGGCACGGACGCCGGGAGCCGGTTCGAGGGCCTTGGCTACTCCTGGAGCGCCTGGGCCGAGAACCTGGCCCAGGGGCAGGCCGACCCGGCGTCCGTTGTGGCCGACTGGATGGCCGACCCCCCGCACCGCCGCAACCTCCTCGACTGCGCGTACCGGGACACCGGCGTCGCCGCGGTCTCCGGGCCCGACGGCACGATCTGGGTACAGGAGCTGGCAGCGCCCCTCGGGTGA
- a CDS encoding NADP-dependent isocitrate dehydrogenase, with translation MTDSTIIYTHTDEAPALATYSFLPVIKAYASTAGINVETRDISLAGRIIASFPEWLEEGQRIADALAELGELAKTPEANIIKLPNVSASIPQLKAAVAELQAQGYALPDYPDDPQSDQDKDVRARYDKIKGSAVNPVLREGNSDRRAPGSVKNYAKTHPHRMGAWTSESKTNVATMGENDFRSTEKSTVVAEAGALRIEHVAADGTVTVLRESVPVLAGEVVDASVMRVEALRTFLSEQVARAKAEGVLFSVHLKATMMKVSDPIVFGHVVRAFFPQTFAKYGEVLAGAGLSANDGLGTVLKGLESIPHGLGEEIKASFDAELAEGPALAMVDSDKGITNLHVPSDVIVDASMPAMIRTSGHMWGPDGQEADTLAVLPDSSYSGVYQAVIEDCRAHGAFDPSTMGSVPNVGLMAQKAEEYGSHDKTFEIAAAGTVRLVDASGATVLEQEVAEGDIFRACQTKDLPIQDWVKLAVTRARATGDPAVFWLDAERAHDAQLIEKVNAYLPEHDTEGLEIKVLSPVEATKFSLERIRRGENTISVTGNVLRDYLTDLFPILELGTSAKMLSVVPLMAGGGLFETGAGGSAPKHVQQLVKENYLRWDSLGEFFALAASFEHLSTTTDNARAQVLADTLDRATGTFLNEDKSPTRRLGGIDNRGSHFYLALYWAQELAGQTDDAELAKAFAPLAETLSANEQKIVDELIAVQGSPAEIGGYYQPDPAKAEAVMRPSATFNEAVATLA, from the coding sequence GTGACTGACTCGACCATCATTTACACGCACACTGACGAGGCGCCCGCCCTGGCGACGTACTCGTTCCTGCCCGTGATCAAGGCCTACGCCTCGACGGCCGGGATCAACGTCGAGACGCGTGACATCTCCCTGGCCGGGCGCATCATCGCCAGCTTCCCCGAGTGGCTCGAAGAGGGCCAGCGCATCGCGGACGCCCTCGCCGAGCTCGGTGAGCTCGCGAAGACGCCCGAGGCGAACATCATCAAGCTGCCGAACGTCTCGGCCTCGATCCCGCAGCTCAAGGCCGCGGTCGCCGAGCTCCAGGCGCAGGGCTACGCCCTCCCGGACTACCCGGACGACCCGCAGAGCGACCAGGACAAGGACGTCCGCGCGCGCTACGACAAGATCAAGGGCAGCGCCGTCAACCCGGTCCTGCGCGAGGGCAACTCCGACCGCCGCGCGCCCGGCTCGGTCAAGAACTACGCCAAGACCCACCCGCACCGCATGGGTGCCTGGACCTCCGAGTCCAAGACCAACGTGGCGACCATGGGCGAGAACGACTTCCGCTCCACCGAGAAGTCCACCGTCGTCGCGGAGGCCGGTGCCCTGCGCATCGAGCACGTCGCCGCCGACGGCACCGTCACCGTGCTGCGCGAGTCCGTCCCGGTCCTCGCCGGCGAGGTCGTCGACGCCTCCGTCATGCGCGTCGAGGCCCTGCGCACCTTCCTGTCCGAGCAGGTCGCCCGCGCCAAGGCCGAGGGCGTGCTCTTCTCCGTGCACCTCAAGGCCACGATGATGAAGGTCTCCGACCCGATCGTCTTCGGCCACGTCGTGCGCGCCTTCTTCCCGCAGACCTTCGCCAAGTACGGCGAGGTCCTCGCCGGCGCCGGCCTGTCCGCCAACGACGGCCTCGGCACCGTGCTCAAGGGCCTGGAGTCCATCCCGCACGGCCTCGGCGAGGAGATCAAGGCCTCCTTCGACGCCGAGCTGGCCGAGGGCCCCGCCCTCGCCATGGTCGACTCCGACAAGGGCATCACCAACCTGCACGTGCCGTCCGACGTCATCGTCGACGCCTCGATGCCGGCCATGATCCGCACCTCCGGCCACATGTGGGGCCCGGACGGCCAGGAGGCCGACACCCTCGCCGTCCTCCCGGACAGCTCCTACTCCGGCGTCTACCAGGCCGTGATCGAGGACTGCCGCGCCCACGGCGCCTTCGACCCGTCGACCATGGGCTCCGTCCCGAACGTCGGCCTCATGGCGCAGAAGGCCGAGGAGTACGGCTCCCACGACAAGACCTTCGAGATCGCCGCGGCCGGCACCGTCCGCCTCGTCGACGCCTCCGGCGCCACCGTGCTGGAGCAGGAGGTCGCCGAGGGCGACATCTTCCGCGCCTGCCAGACCAAGGACCTGCCGATCCAGGACTGGGTCAAGCTGGCCGTCACCCGCGCCCGCGCCACCGGCGACCCGGCCGTCTTCTGGCTGGACGCCGAGCGCGCCCACGACGCGCAGCTGATCGAGAAGGTCAACGCGTACCTGCCGGAGCACGACACCGAGGGCCTGGAGATCAAGGTCCTGTCCCCGGTCGAGGCCACGAAGTTCTCCCTGGAGCGCATCCGCCGCGGCGAGAACACCATCTCGGTCACCGGCAACGTCCTGCGCGACTACCTGACCGACCTGTTCCCGATCCTGGAGCTGGGCACCAGCGCCAAGATGCTCTCCGTCGTCCCGCTGATGGCCGGCGGCGGCCTGTTCGAGACGGGTGCCGGCGGCTCCGCCCCGAAGCACGTCCAGCAGCTCGTCAAGGAGAACTACCTCCGCTGGGACAGCCTCGGCGAGTTCTTCGCCCTGGCCGCGTCCTTCGAGCACCTGTCCACCACCACGGACAACGCCCGCGCCCAGGTCCTCGCCGACACCCTCGACCGCGCCACCGGCACCTTCCTCAACGAGGACAAGTCGCCGACCCGTCGCCTCGGTGGTATCGACAACCGCGGCAGCCACTTCTACCTGGCCCTGTACTGGGCCCAGGAGCTGGCCGGCCAGACCGACGACGCCGAGCTCGCCAAGGCCTTCGCCCCGCTGGCCGAGACGCTCTCCGCCAACGAGCAGAAGATCGTCGACGAGCTGATCGCCGTCCAGGGCTCCCCGGCCGAGATCGGCGGTTACTACCAGCCCGACCCGGCCAAGGCCGAGGCCGTGATGCGCCCGTCCGCGACCTTCAACGAGGCCGTCGCGACCCTCGCCTGA
- a CDS encoding phosphoesterase, whose amino-acid sequence MAPFDRHRTGGSPRSVATAGDTWWYAAVAAEAAGSFSSRIRIRMRRACLAAVLLLTVAYAGLVLTATGRRWGDAALAGRLADPAVAQFLREHPSLRGLGTLSLVLAVVLLAAVGALRKRYALTGLALGTVAAALLAAVLLQRYAPGPHLVDASGAAVRSGFPSATCVIAAGTALGLVLVVPHRLRTGAVGLAALWAVALGAYGIASGRHRPGDVIAADLLVLAAFSAVVALLARKGKIRPATRRRLPPQRLLVAVPLVLVAAAGLAVGTYLLPGCLPGAGPVPAELPRIAHRCGQALAAGTGAAVAAVLLGLVRRVDLDPGPAPYRLASPVPEDPFPEEPDHEIS is encoded by the coding sequence ATGGCACCCTTCGACAGGCACCGTACCGGCGGCTCCCCGCGGAGCGTCGCGACGGCCGGTGACACCTGGTGGTACGCCGCCGTCGCCGCCGAGGCCGCCGGATCGTTCAGCTCCCGCATCCGCATACGCATGCGGCGCGCCTGCCTCGCCGCCGTCCTCCTGCTCACCGTCGCCTACGCCGGACTCGTCCTCACGGCGACCGGCAGACGCTGGGGGGACGCCGCGCTCGCCGGCCGGCTCGCCGACCCCGCCGTCGCCCAGTTCCTCCGCGAGCACCCCTCGCTGCGCGGCCTCGGCACCCTCTCCCTGGTCCTCGCCGTCGTGCTGCTCGCCGCCGTCGGCGCGCTCCGCAAGCGGTACGCGCTCACCGGCCTGGCCCTCGGCACCGTGGCCGCCGCCCTGCTCGCCGCCGTCCTCCTCCAGCGGTACGCGCCGGGGCCGCACCTCGTCGACGCGTCGGGCGCCGCCGTACGGAGCGGCTTCCCCAGCGCCACCTGCGTGATCGCCGCCGGCACGGCCCTGGGACTCGTCCTGGTCGTCCCCCACCGGTTGCGGACCGGCGCCGTCGGCCTGGCCGCCCTGTGGGCCGTCGCCCTCGGCGCGTACGGCATCGCCTCCGGCAGGCACCGCCCCGGCGACGTGATCGCCGCCGACCTGCTGGTGCTCGCCGCGTTCTCCGCGGTCGTCGCGCTCCTCGCCCGCAAGGGGAAGATCCGCCCCGCCACCCGGCGGCGGCTGCCCCCGCAGCGGCTCCTCGTGGCCGTCCCGCTCGTCCTGGTCGCCGCCGCCGGGCTCGCCGTCGGCACCTATCTGCTGCCCGGCTGCCTGCCGGGCGCCGGGCCCGTCCCGGCCGAGCTGCCCCGCATCGCCCACCGCTGCGGCCAGGCCCTCGCCGCGGGCACCGGAGCGGCCGTCGCCGCCGTCCTGCTCGGCCTGGTGCGCCGCGTCGACCTCGACCCGGGGCCCGCCCCGTACCGGCTCGCGAGTCCGGTTCCCGAGGACCCCTTTCCCGAGGAGCCCGATCACGAGATATCTTGA
- a CDS encoding glycoside hydrolase family 15 protein encodes MAGRIEDYALIGDLETAALVGRDGSVDWWCAPRFDSPACFAALLGDARHGRWRLAPAGGLPCSRRSYRGDTLVLETVWESVTGTVRITDFMPPRQRTPRIVRVVDGIAGRVDVRGELRVRFNHGSVAPWTRAVDRRTLASVAGPDATRLHCGPGAGDPDVTADRATFAFPVVAGQRVTFVLGWHPSHTPAPAAPDVALALDRTLAFWDEWAAGLHYEGPARAAVIRSLVTLKALTYEPTGGVIAAATASLPECIGGLRNWDYRFCWLRDSTFTLSCLLRSGYRREALAWKDWLVRAVAGDPADLQPLYGVAGQRRLPESQADWLPGYENSQPVRFGNAAVDQFQLDIYGEVLSTIYSAVRAGVTLDAHVWSLMAALLEYLGERWREPDEGIWEVRGPRRHFVHSKVMAWVAADRAVRLARVAGLRGSVHRWQALRAELRTEVCAQGWSDSQQSFVQYYGASRLDATALLIPRLGFLPPDDPRVLRTVRAMGRLDDRGFLRRYADTGNGHVHDVDGLNGAEGAFLACTFWYADALALTGRPAEARTVFERVLDVRNDVGLLSEEWDPATGRQLGNTPQALSHVALVNTAFTLDGTRRRARNGGRAPAHRTPVA; translated from the coding sequence ATGGCTGGGCGCATCGAGGACTACGCCCTCATCGGCGACCTTGAGACCGCCGCTCTCGTCGGCAGGGACGGATCGGTCGACTGGTGGTGCGCCCCGCGGTTCGACTCTCCCGCCTGCTTCGCCGCCCTCCTCGGGGACGCGCGGCACGGCCGCTGGCGGCTCGCCCCGGCCGGCGGTCTTCCGTGCAGCCGCCGGAGTTACCGTGGCGACACCCTCGTCCTGGAGACGGTCTGGGAATCCGTCACCGGCACCGTCCGGATCACCGACTTCATGCCGCCGCGCCAGCGCACCCCGCGGATCGTCCGGGTCGTCGACGGGATCGCCGGACGGGTCGACGTGCGGGGCGAGTTGAGGGTCCGCTTCAACCACGGCAGCGTGGCGCCGTGGACCCGCGCCGTGGACCGGCGCACCCTCGCCTCGGTCGCCGGGCCGGACGCGACCCGGCTGCACTGCGGCCCGGGCGCGGGCGACCCCGACGTCACCGCCGACCGGGCCACCTTCGCCTTCCCCGTCGTCGCCGGACAGCGCGTCACCTTCGTCCTCGGCTGGCACCCCTCGCACACCCCGGCGCCGGCCGCGCCCGACGTGGCCCTCGCCCTGGACCGGACCCTCGCCTTCTGGGACGAGTGGGCCGCGGGGCTCCACTACGAGGGGCCCGCCCGCGCCGCCGTGATCCGCTCGCTGGTCACCCTGAAGGCGCTCACCTACGAGCCGACCGGCGGCGTCATCGCCGCCGCCACCGCCTCCCTGCCGGAGTGCATCGGGGGGCTGCGCAACTGGGACTACCGCTTCTGCTGGCTGCGCGACTCCACCTTCACCCTCTCCTGCCTGCTGCGCAGCGGCTACCGCAGGGAGGCCCTCGCCTGGAAGGACTGGCTGGTCCGCGCCGTCGCCGGCGACCCGGCCGACCTCCAGCCGCTGTACGGCGTCGCGGGACAGCGGCGACTGCCCGAGTCGCAGGCCGACTGGCTGCCCGGCTACGAGAACTCACAACCCGTCAGGTTCGGCAACGCGGCCGTCGACCAGTTCCAGCTCGACATCTACGGCGAGGTCCTCAGCACCATCTACTCCGCCGTACGGGCCGGGGTCACCCTCGACGCGCACGTGTGGAGCCTGATGGCGGCGCTGCTGGAGTACCTCGGCGAACGCTGGCGGGAACCCGACGAGGGCATCTGGGAAGTCCGGGGACCCCGGCGGCACTTCGTCCACTCCAAGGTGATGGCCTGGGTCGCCGCCGACCGCGCGGTGCGCCTCGCCCGTGTCGCCGGCCTGCGCGGCTCCGTGCACCGCTGGCAGGCCCTGCGCGCCGAACTGCGCACGGAGGTCTGCGCGCAGGGCTGGAGCGACTCCCAGCAGTCCTTCGTGCAGTACTACGGCGCGAGCCGGCTCGACGCCACCGCCCTGTTGATCCCGCGGCTCGGCTTCCTGCCCCCCGACGACCCGCGCGTCCTGCGCACCGTGCGGGCGATGGGCCGCCTCGACGACCGCGGCTTCCTGCGCCGCTACGCCGACACCGGGAACGGGCACGTCCACGACGTCGACGGCCTCAACGGCGCCGAAGGGGCCTTCCTGGCCTGCACGTTCTGGTACGCCGACGCGCTCGCCCTGACCGGCCGCCCGGCCGAGGCCCGCACCGTCTTCGAACGGGTCCTGGACGTCCGCAACGACGTGGGCCTCCTCTCCGAGGAGTGGGACCCCGCCACGGGCCGCCAACTCGGCAACACCCCCCAGGCGCTCAGTCATGTCGCCCTCGTCAACACGGCCTTCACCCTCGACGGGACCAGGCGCCGCGCCCGCAACGGCGGACGCGCCCCCGCCCACCGCACCCCTGTGGCGTGA